One Pseudomonas sp. C27(2019) DNA window includes the following coding sequences:
- a CDS encoding PilZ domain-containing protein, with translation MSTQDTEDRREYYRIDDQIALQIRLQGSKNEEDSLLFNLLGDLHLLEYEAQPLLRSVGETDRALSSYLKVINKRIDLLGQVLAQNLLKDIGPVRDVSLSESGLAFVDELVHPVGTLLSLKAVLLPQGFGLHVDARVLEHRDTAEGIQTVTVFENLSAATQQILARHILHKQALQRRLALQPNDSESAK, from the coding sequence ATGTCCACACAAGATACCGAAGATCGCCGCGAATACTATCGCATTGACGATCAAATCGCACTGCAAATTCGTTTGCAAGGCTCTAAGAATGAAGAAGACTCCTTATTGTTCAACTTATTGGGAGACTTGCATCTTTTAGAGTATGAAGCACAACCACTCCTGCGCTCAGTGGGTGAAACCGACCGTGCTTTATCCAGTTATTTAAAAGTGATCAATAAGCGCATTGATTTGTTGGGGCAAGTGCTTGCACAGAATTTACTCAAAGACATAGGGCCAGTGCGCGATGTCAGCCTCTCCGAGTCTGGCTTAGCTTTTGTTGATGAACTGGTACACCCAGTTGGCACGCTACTGAGTCTAAAGGCAGTGTTACTGCCGCAAGGTTTTGGTTTGCACGTTGATGCACGCGTACTCGAACATCGAGATACAGCTGAAGGCATACAAACAGTCACCGTCTTTGAAAACCTATCAGCAGCCACCCAGCAAATTCTAGCTCGCCATATTTTACATAA
- a CDS encoding lipoprotein-releasing ABC transporter permease subunit, with the protein MFRPLALFIGMRYTRAKRRNHFISFISLTSMIGLALGVLVMILVLSVMNGFDRELRTRILGMVPHATVSSYTPLEDWQQTGDQVLEHPDVVAVAPFTQLQGMLTHSGSVQPVLVNGVLPSAEKNVSIIEDHMVQGSLEALASGEFGIVIGQQTAARFNASVGEKLTFVLPEASITPAGVFPRLKRFTVVGVFKVGAELDSSLALIHIEDAARLSRWQTNQVEGIRLKLNNLFDAPRVAWEIARSMPDGDLHPRDWTRSHGNLFQAIQMEKTMIALLLLLIVAVAAFNIISTLIMVVTDKKADIAILRTLGATPRQIMAIFMVQGTLIGVVGTLIGGVLGVISALNVTTWVAALEKLFGHQFLSSDVYFISYLPSELRGSDVLMICSAALLMSFFATLYPAWRASRTEPAEALRYE; encoded by the coding sequence ATGTTTCGACCTTTAGCTCTATTTATAGGTATGCGTTATACGCGTGCTAAACGACGTAATCACTTTATTTCTTTTATCTCACTAACCTCCATGATCGGCTTGGCCTTGGGTGTGCTCGTGATGATTCTGGTGTTGTCAGTGATGAATGGCTTTGACCGTGAACTGCGTACCCGAATTTTAGGCATGGTGCCGCATGCCACGGTCAGTTCATATACACCGCTAGAAGATTGGCAGCAGACCGGTGATCAGGTGCTAGAGCATCCTGATGTGGTTGCGGTAGCGCCTTTTACTCAGTTACAGGGCATGTTAACCCATAGCGGTAGCGTGCAACCGGTACTGGTTAACGGTGTTTTACCCAGCGCTGAAAAGAATGTCTCAATCATTGAGGATCATATGGTGCAGGGCAGTTTAGAGGCTTTGGCCAGTGGCGAGTTTGGCATTGTGATTGGCCAGCAAACTGCCGCACGTTTTAATGCTTCGGTAGGCGAGAAGCTAACCTTTGTCTTGCCAGAAGCCTCGATTACCCCTGCTGGCGTGTTCCCACGCTTAAAGCGCTTCACCGTGGTGGGGGTGTTTAAAGTAGGAGCCGAACTGGATAGTTCATTGGCGCTGATTCATATTGAAGACGCAGCGCGTTTGTCACGCTGGCAGACCAATCAAGTCGAAGGCATACGCTTAAAGCTGAATAACCTCTTTGATGCACCACGCGTAGCTTGGGAAATTGCCCGCAGTATGCCGGATGGTGATTTGCATCCGCGTGATTGGACGCGCAGCCATGGCAATTTATTCCAAGCCATTCAAATGGAAAAAACCATGATCGCTTTGTTGCTATTGCTGATCGTGGCAGTGGCCGCGTTTAATATTATTTCTACCCTGATTATGGTGGTGACTGACAAAAAGGCTGATATCGCAATCTTACGTACCTTGGGTGCGACACCACGACAAATTATGGCGATTTTTATGGTGCAAGGCACACTGATTGGTGTTGTCGGTACTTTGATTGGCGGTGTCTTGGGTGTGATCAGTGCGCTGAATGTAACGACTTGGGTCGCCGCTTTAGAAAAACTCTTTGGCCATCAATTCTTAAGTTCTGATGTGTATTTTATAAGTTACTTACCTTCAGAGTTACGCGGCAGTGATGTGCTGATGATTTGTTCTGCTGCATTGTTAATGAGTTTCTTTGCCACCTTGTACCCTGCGTGGCGCGCTTCACGTACTGAACCTGCGGAGGCTTTACGTTATGAGTAA
- the lolD gene encoding lipoprotein-releasing ABC transporter ATP-binding protein LolD produces MSNQAVLECRNLAKSYSEGPSEVQVLQGVELLLKAGERVAIIGSSGSGKTTLLNMLGGLDTPSSGSVWLAGEELSALSEKKRGLLRNRALGFVYQFHHLLAEFSALENVCMPLLIGSLPVPEARARAEALLTRVGLGPRIHHKPSELSGGERQRVAIARALVNQPKLVLLDEPTGNLDRTTAQTIQELILELSVSMGTAFLVVTHDPALAQQMDRILTLEDGRLVSVAKDV; encoded by the coding sequence ATGAGTAATCAGGCTGTTTTAGAGTGCCGCAATTTAGCTAAAAGCTACAGTGAAGGCCCTTCTGAAGTGCAGGTATTGCAAGGTGTTGAGCTGTTATTAAAAGCCGGTGAGCGTGTGGCGATTATCGGTAGTTCCGGCTCTGGAAAAACCACGCTACTAAATATGCTCGGCGGGTTAGATACGCCCAGCAGCGGTAGTGTCTGGCTAGCGGGTGAGGAGTTATCAGCTTTATCGGAAAAGAAGCGTGGCTTGCTACGTAACCGTGCCTTGGGTTTTGTCTATCAGTTTCATCACTTGCTGGCTGAGTTTAGTGCGTTAGAAAACGTGTGTATGCCGCTATTAATCGGTAGCCTCCCTGTGCCTGAGGCGCGTGCGCGCGCGGAAGCTTTGTTGACTCGTGTGGGTCTAGGTCCGCGTATTCATCATAAGCCGTCGGAGTTGTCCGGTGGTGAACGTCAGCGTGTGGCGATTGCACGGGCTTTGGTCAACCAGCCGAAGTTGGTGTTGCTGGATGAGCCCACTGGAAACCTGGATCGCACTACGGCGCAGACCATCCAAGAGTTGATTTTAGAGTTGTCGGTGTCAATGGGTACGGCATTCTTAGTCGTTACGCATGATCCAGCTTTGGCACAACAAATGGATCGGATTCTGACTTTGGAAGATGGTCGCTTAGTGTCGGTTGCTAAAGACGTTTAA